In one Bactrocera tryoni isolate S06 chromosome 5, CSIRO_BtryS06_freeze2, whole genome shotgun sequence genomic region, the following are encoded:
- the LOC120778583 gene encoding uncharacterized protein LOC120778583 — translation MKSHKMCSQNIHFCSIQLTVITCTLLATMLLQHAAAAPDFVSHKACNDAAPGTIVANPGNCSQYIICNGLRSTLGECAANTYFNPNVLSCDKTSVACSGNYSSTVVTATTTTVGATAYTSTTVNATGASPASTFLFTTRRPLNTYTRPLSNNRPGSPSLTTASAPTYGRPVCTSWYDQQFPHPNNCEYYFHCVGGFLSVRRCYFGFGWDLDRQQCVPMQQAKCFRPRLVR, via the coding sequence ATGAAATCACACAAGATGTGCTCTCAAAATATACACTTTTGCTCAATACAGCTAACCGTTATCACCTGTACGCTATTGGCAAcaatgttgctgcaacatgcTGCCGCCGCACCCGATTTTGTTTCACACAAAGCTTGTAACGATGCGGCGCCGGGCACTATTGTCGCCAATCCAGGCAATTGCAGTCAATATATCATTTGTAACGGTTTGCGTTCGACGCTAGGCGAATGTGCGGCCAATACATACTTCAATCCGAATGTGTTGTCATGCGACAAAACGTCTGTAGCTTGCAGCGGCAATTACAGCAGCACAGTagtgacagcaacaacaacaacagtgggCGCTACCGCATACACATCTACAACAGTTAACGCGACGGGGGCGTCGCCTGCATCCACTTTCCTGTTTACTACACGCCGCCCACTCAATACTTATACGCGTCCGCTGTCCAATAACCGCCCCGGCAGTCCATCCTTGACGACGGCGTCAGCGCCAACTTATGGTCGTCCTGTCTGCACCAGCTGGTACGATCAGCAATTCCCGCATCCCAACAACTGCGAGTACTATTTCCATTGTGTTGGCGGCTTTCTCAGTGTGCGTCGTTGCTATTTCGGTTTTGGCTGGGACTTGGATCGCCAGCAGTGTGTGCCCATGCAGCAGGCGAAATGCTTCCGCCCAAGGCTCGTACGTTAG
- the LOC120778409 gene encoding probable chitinase 10, with protein MRTIFVKIISVLTLIINTHAESYKECKNAAEGTFVAIENNCLAYIYCLDEESFTDSCPVGTYFDAEQQQCLLDEDGTKCTTFMIQPTQAALTQQLLTHTETTVTTTTSTTTTSGSLSTSTLSPRPQCKPTMDEYFPYQQRCEYYYRCTRGYLSILRCNLGYGWDFLQEKCMPLKEAQCFKAVRTPVSNF; from the coding sequence atgcgcacaatttttgtaaaaattatatcgGTTTTGACTCTCATCATTAACACTCATGCAGAGTCATACAAGGAGTGCAAAAATGCCGCTGAAGGCACTTTTGTAGCGATTGAGAACAATTGCCTCGCATACATTTATTGCCTGGACGAAGAGTCTTTCACCGATTCATGTCCGGTTGGCACCTATTTCGATGcagagcaacaacaatgtttACTAGATGAAGATGGCACCAAGTGCACAACTTTTATGATTCAGCCTACACAAGCAGCCTTAACACAGCAGTTGTTAACACACACTGAGACTACAGTCACCACGACGACTAGTACGACGACTACTAGTGGCTCGCTGTCGACAAGCACGTTGTCACCACGCCCACAGTGCAAACCAACTATGGATGAGTATTTTCCATATCAGCAGCGCTGTGAGTACTACTATCGCTGCACGCGCGGCTATTTGAGCATATTGCGCTGCAATCTGGGCTACGGCTGGGATTTTCTGCAAGAGAAGTGTATGCCTCTGAAAGAGGCGCAGTGCTTTAAGGCTGTGCGGACGcctgtttctaatttttaa
- the LOC120776857 gene encoding nitric oxide synthase-interacting protein homolog, with amino-acid sequence MTRHARNCTAGAVYTYNEKRRDAAESGYGTKAQRLGKDSVKSFDCCSLTLQPCRNPVITKEGYLFDKEAILQYIITKKNEYSRKLKEFERLRRLEETENAQELNLKQQKCIEKFVNAGKPVNECASDKKSADVIAITPSTSAAAVAAAGGSISNMTNGNEKKLPSFWVPSECPNAGAAKAKKPDSTIYCPVSEKPLKVKDLINVKFTLIKDGDSSRSLIAKEARYMCPVTHDVLSNAVPCAVLRPTGDVVTMECVEKLIKKDMIHPLTNQKLSEKDIIPLQRGGTGYAMTNDNLNAKEKRPMLQV; translated from the exons ATGACACGACACGCTCGTAATTGCACAGCCGgtgctgtatatacatataatgaaaaGCGGCGTGATGCAGCCGAATCAGGCTATGGCACCAAAGCACAACGTCTTGGAAAAGATTCGGTTAAGTCCTTCGATTGTTGTTCTCTAACTTTACAACCTTGTCGTAATCCAGTGATAACGAAAGAAGGATACCTTTTTGACAAGGAAGCCATTTTGCAATATataattacaaagaaaaatgaatacAGTCGTAAATTGAAGGAATTCGAACGTTTACGACGGCTTGAGGAGACGGAAAACGCACAGGAGTTAAatcttaaacaacaaaaatgcattgaAAAGTTTGTAAACGCTGGTAAACCAGTCAATGAGTGTGCCAGTGATAAAAAATCGGCTGACGTAATTGCTATAACACCAAGCACCTCTGCGGCTGCAGTAGCTGCGGCCGGTGGCTCCATCTCTAACATGACCAATGGCAATGAAAAGAAGTTGCCTAGTTTCTGGGTGCCCTCCGAGTGTCCAAATGCTGGTGCAGCAAAGGCAAAAAAACCTGATTCAACCATTTATTGTCCCGTCTCCGAGAAACCTTTAAAAgtaaaagatttaataaatgtaaaatttacaCTAATCAAGGATGGTGATAGTAGCCGTTCGCTAATAGCAAAAGAAGCGCGTTACATGTGCCCCGTAACTCACGATGTACTCAGCAATGCTGTACCCTGCGCTGTGTTGCGTCCAAC TGGCGATGTGGTTACAATGGAATGCGTAgagaaattaattaagaaagatATGATACATCCTTTGACGAATCAGAAACTATCCGAAAAAGATATTATACCCTTACAGAGA GGTGGTACCGGCTATGCTATGACCAATGATAATTTAAACGCCAAGGAAAAGCGACCAATGTTGCAAGTTTAG
- the LOC120776858 gene encoding pyroglutamyl-peptidase 1 produces MAQPQVKSVVAAEEANKNLIIVTGFGPFVGHEDVNASWEAVRLLPDELTWHGHHYKLEKLEVPVEYDAVDKAVEEIWSHKPQLVIHCGVHGSASCIHVEKLAYNHKFTRPDYARQRLPKSTACLLNCSTNMNDNHTLHCGLDVDKIVEVVAASCECTPTATDEAIQSSVNVEPEAFTVLQSSDDVGNYLCGYIYLKSLDRNRNRTLFLHVPPINCPFTSEETKEVVLRIIEECIRQVTENEKVDC; encoded by the exons ATGGCTCAACCTCAAGTAAAGTCGGTAGTTGCTGCGGAGGAAGCtaacaaaaacttaattataGTAACTGGATTTGGACCATTTGTTGGACATGAAGACGTGAATGCCAGTTGGGAAGCTGTACGTCTTTTGCCAGATGAGCTTACTTGGCATGGTCACCATTATAAGCTAGAGAAACTGGAGGTACCTGTTGAGTATGATGCTGTGGACAAAGCCGTCGAAGAAATATGGTCACATAAGCCACAA cttgTTATTCATTGTGGCGTTCATGGTAGTGCAAGTTGCATTCATGTAGAGAAATTGGcttataatcataaattcacaCGACCGGACTATGCGCGCCAGCGTTTACCAAAGTCTACAGCATGTTTATTGAATTGTAGCACCAATATGAATGATAATCATACCTTACATTGTGGCTTAGATGTGGATAAAATTGTTGAAGTGGTTGCTGCATCATGTGAGTGTACGCCAACTGCTACAGACGAAGCCATACAAAGTAGCGTGAATGTAGAACCAGAAGCATTTACCGTACTTCAAAGTTCAGATGATGTCGGCAATTATTTGTGTGgatacatatatctaaaatcTCTTGATAGAAATAGGAATCGCACTTTATTCTTACATGTACCACCTATAAATTGTCCATTCACATCAGAAGAGACGAAGGAGGTGGTGTTGCGAATAATTGAAGAATGTATTAGACAAGTTACGGAGAACGAAAAAGTAGATTGTTGA
- the LOC120776856 gene encoding peroxisomal biogenesis factor 3 gives MFSRLRDFATRHRRKFIVTGVLVGGTYVAIKYAQRKLIEYQTRQAREFFEKTKRMQHFETTEHTCNKVIIGMGTELYAAIIRECNTNALLDQLRQNPPNKLELWEEMKIVAFTRLTTFIYASSMLVIALRVQMNLLGGYLYQDVTLERKQILEELKQQYLSLIGYFIHDGGLSELIRIIRAKVLVVMKTLPLSKRFSLSDIEQLFWTLQMAINSDAGDPIAKMATYLLPPQVPEYNTVGPLLQKMYNETLDLLESDDAASVCSNSICRGFSLTVDAIAESIGDTLTQAQKATANEENKTTQKGDGGDVATSNSVLSINSVEMALAKLIPIVSGLTSQGFDEKSRPQNLATSLITFYMVDEKSKVFGANVYETFSST, from the coding sequence atgttcagCAGACTACGTGATTTCGCCACACGTCACCGACGAAAATTTATAGTCACAGGCGTGCTAGTTGGAGGCACATATGTAGCTATCAAATATGCACAGCGAAAACTTATTGAATATCAAACGCGTCAAGCAcgcgaatttttcgaaaagacAAAGCGTATGCAACATTTTGAAACAACAGAACATACTTGCAATAAGGTAATTATTGGAATGGGCACCGAATTATATGCAGCCATAATACGTGAATGCAATACCAACGCTTTGCTGGATCAACTTCGTCAGAATCCACCGAATAAACTAGAATTGTGGGAAGAAATGAAGATTGTCGCGTTCACGCGTCTGACAACATTCATTTATGCTTCATCGATGTTAGTCATTGCCTTGCGTGTACAAATGAATTTGCTCGGCGGCTACCTATACCAAGACGTCACGTTGGAACGAAAACAAATCTTAGAAGAACTGAAACAACAGTATCTCTCACTCATTGGTTACTTCATACATGATGGTGGCTTAAGTGAGCTAATACGTATAATACGTGCCAAAGTACTTGTTGTTATGAAGACATTGCCGCTGTCGAAACGTTTTAGTCTTTCAGATATAGAACAGCTCTTTTGGACGCTACAAATGGCCATAAATAGCGATGCAGGCGATCCCATTGCAAAAATGGCGACTTACTTATTGCCGCCACAAGTGCCAGAATATAATACAGTGGGACCACTGCTGCAAAAAATGTACAATGAAACGTTAGACTTGCTGGAGAGCGACGATGCCGCAAGTGTTTGCTCGAACAGTATCTGTCGAGGCTTTTCCCTGACGGTAGATGCCATCGCAGAAAGTATTGGCGATACATTAACGCAAGCGCAAAAGGCTACAGCAAACGAAGAAAATAAAACCACGCAAAAGGGCGATGGTGGCGACGTGGCAACCTCGAATAGTGTACTCAGCATAAACAGCGTGGAAATGGCTTTAGCTAAACTTATACCGATTGTAAGTGGCTTAACGTCGCAAGGATTCGATGAAAAATCACGTCCACAGAATTTGGCGACCTCGCTGATCACATTTTATATGGTTGATGAGAAGAGCAAAGTATTTGGTGCGAATGTGTATGAAACGTTTAGctccacataa